The proteins below come from a single Chitinophaga pinensis DSM 2588 genomic window:
- a CDS encoding AI-2E family transporter — protein sequence MIYRTKAINAAAILMILTLVVLILVYGKPFFVPIAFAGLLAMLLLPVSKWLCTKGINNAVAILLSLLLFVGFLVLVVLFVSWQVSDIAENASQLEQQMMEKYQQLRGWLSTEYGISQEKQAQMLKEQQESSAGKASSVLTGIISGFGGFLTDFLLVLVYVFLFTFFRGRIKGFIVRLVPHSEKEKAVACMHKTQETAQQYLKGLLLMIIFLWVMYGIGFTIVGVKNAFFFAILCGLLEIIPFVGNLTGTALTLLMSLVQGGDMTLVTGILITYGLVQFIQSYLLEPLVVGSGVDINPMATIVGLVAGELLWGIPGMVMAIPLMGMMKVIFDHIPVMQPYAYLLGQDKKESGGLKKWGKIFKRS from the coding sequence ATGATTTACCGTACAAAAGCTATCAATGCTGCTGCTATTCTGATGATATTAACACTGGTTGTGCTGATCCTGGTTTATGGGAAACCCTTCTTTGTTCCTATCGCATTTGCCGGACTTTTAGCTATGTTGTTATTGCCCGTCAGTAAGTGGTTGTGTACAAAAGGTATAAATAACGCAGTGGCCATCCTGTTGTCTTTATTACTTTTTGTTGGATTCCTGGTGCTGGTGGTATTATTTGTGAGCTGGCAGGTATCAGACATTGCAGAGAATGCCTCACAGCTGGAGCAACAAATGATGGAAAAGTATCAGCAGTTAAGGGGATGGTTAAGTACTGAATACGGGATTAGTCAGGAGAAACAGGCGCAAATGCTCAAAGAACAGCAGGAATCTTCCGCTGGTAAGGCCAGTTCGGTGTTGACAGGTATTATCAGCGGATTTGGCGGTTTTCTGACTGATTTTTTGCTGGTATTGGTATACGTGTTTTTATTTACTTTTTTCAGGGGGCGTATCAAGGGATTTATCGTGCGTTTGGTGCCACATAGTGAAAAAGAAAAGGCAGTGGCTTGTATGCATAAGACGCAGGAAACAGCACAGCAATATCTGAAGGGCTTGTTGTTGATGATCATCTTCCTGTGGGTGATGTATGGCATTGGATTTACTATTGTCGGTGTAAAGAATGCTTTCTTTTTCGCCATTCTTTGTGGCCTGCTGGAGATCATTCCATTCGTAGGTAATCTTACGGGAACAGCATTAACCTTGTTGATGTCTTTGGTACAGGGTGGAGACATGACGCTGGTAACAGGCATTCTGATCACTTATGGACTGGTACAGTTTATTCAGTCTTACCTGTTAGAGCCGCTGGTAGTAGGTTCTGGTGTAGACATCAATCCGATGGCGACAATTGTCGGATTAGTAGCGGGGGAATTGTTGTGGGGCATTCCAGGCATGGTGATGGCGATTCCATTGATGGGCATGATGAAGGTGATTTTTGATCATATACCTGTGATGCAGCCGTATGCTTATTTGTTGGGGCAGGATAAGAAAGAGAGTGGCGGTTTGAAAAAATGGGGGAAGATTTTCAAAAGATCGTAA
- a CDS encoding DUF1398 domain-containing protein gives MFTLQQLKAAHAKVKTGADFPRYVQEIKGMGLRRYEYLVQDGTTVYYGDDNHQVESIPIYDPQEINSSSSAAALRHTIAIHQQGQTDFLTFCQQAANAGVEKWVIDTERMVCTYLDKNGAVLIEEPIPQGDYA, from the coding sequence ATGTTTACATTACAGCAATTAAAAGCGGCACACGCAAAAGTTAAAACGGGCGCAGATTTTCCCCGCTATGTACAGGAAATTAAAGGAATGGGACTGCGGCGTTATGAATACCTGGTACAGGATGGTACTACCGTTTACTACGGGGATGATAACCACCAGGTAGAGAGCATACCGATCTATGATCCCCAAGAGATCAACAGCAGTTCTTCAGCAGCAGCTTTGCGGCATACGATTGCCATTCATCAGCAAGGGCAGACGGATTTTCTCACTTTCTGTCAGCAGGCAGCGAATGCAGGTGTGGAAAAATGGGTGATCGATACGGAAAGGATGGTGTGTACATATCTGGATAAAAATGGGGCTGTGCTGATAGAAGAGCCCATTCCGCAGGGAGATTACGCCTAA
- a CDS encoding IS3 family transposase (programmed frameshift) encodes MKKTRFTESQIVSILKQQESGIPTKEICRQHGISEATFYNWKSRYGGMEASDVRRLKDLEEENARLKRMYADVSLDNQLLKDLFTKKRLGPATQRQIAHELVSEEGISVSRACRLVSFPRSQFYYNSRKNDNAVIIALQELAFKHPNYGFRKLSSYLRRAGHKWNHKRIYRVYRLLKLNKRRKGKRRLPARIKQPLIRQQMINVSWSMDFMSDSMTGNRRFRTFNVMDDCSREALAIEIDTSLSAKRVTRVLDRILTTRGKPNSIRVDNGPEFTSTKFCLWCKTNNIIVQYIQPGKPMQNGYIERFNRLYREAVLDAYLFFDLNQVRELTEEWLEEYNQRRPHEALNNLTPEEWKNMVLEETILQKNTVC; translated from the exons ATGAAAAAAACAAGATTTACAGAATCCCAGATTGTTTCTATCCTTAAACAACAAGAATCCGGGATACCGACCAAAGAGATCTGCCGACAACACGGCATTTCAGAAGCGACTTTCTATAATTGGAAGAGTCGTTATGGAGGTATGGAAGCCTCAGATGTAAGGCGTTTGAAAGATCTAGAAGAAGAAAATGCGCGTCTGAAAAGGATGTATGCTGATGTATCCCTGGATAATCAACTTCTTAAAGATCTCTTCACAAA AAAAAGGCTGGGCCCTGCCACCCAAAGACAAATAGCGCATGAGCTGGTTAGTGAAGAAGGTATTTCTGTGAGTAGGGCCTGTAGACTTGTATCCTTTCCACGATCTCAATTCTATTACAATAGCCGTAAGAATGATAATGCAGTTATTATTGCATTGCAGGAATTGGCTTTTAAGCATCCTAATTACGGCTTCAGGAAGCTATCCTCTTATTTGCGGAGGGCAGGCCATAAATGGAATCATAAACGGATTTACCGTGTTTATAGGCTATTAAAACTCAACAAACGTAGGAAAGGGAAAAGACGATTACCCGCCCGGATAAAGCAACCACTGATCAGGCAACAAATGATTAACGTTAGTTGGAGTATGGATTTTATGAGTGATAGTATGACTGGTAATAGACGCTTCCGGACTTTTAATGTAATGGATGACTGTTCAAGAGAAGCATTGGCTATTGAGATCGATACATCCCTATCTGCCAAGAGGGTTACGCGGGTACTGGACCGAATATTGACAACACGTGGTAAGCCGAATAGTATACGAGTAGATAATGGACCGGAGTTCACTTCTACAAAGTTTTGCCTATGGTGCAAAACGAATAATATCATCGTTCAATACATCCAGCCAGGTAAGCCAATGCAAAACGGATATATAGAAAGGTTTAACCGTCTATATCGTGAGGCTGTTCTTGATGCATACTTATTTTTTGACCTTAACCAGGTACGAGAGTTAACAGAGGAGTGGCTGGAAGAATACAATCAGCGTAGACCACATGAAGCATTAAATAATCTTACCCCAGAAGAGTGGAAAAACATGGTTCTTGAAGAAACGATTCTCCAGAAGAATACTGTTTGCTAA
- a CDS encoding SGNH/GDSL hydrolase family protein, translated as MMKVRRLLLLLLPVVLGSFMPMKGITWTAIGDSFTYLNDHLEESDNRVEKGWITRTTELVPGLTYINHGHNYWTSVEIAYKIDQFDLKPSDVYTIFLGTNDWWLGVKPGTLDDYTNNTGIGTVSGAFRVIIDRLRSLNPKAHIILMTPMQRGDFVYILNNKVNSWGSYKDQEGQSLEAFVNVVKAIGKAENMEIVDLYSEPRLEISQAVKFKYLRDPQTREYKEYAYPDYINIPYTVGDKYPYPLKAVDVTYDGIHPSDKGCEIIAELLAKVIKNIRF; from the coding sequence ATGATGAAAGTTCGTAGACTATTATTACTGCTGTTACCAGTGGTACTAGGCTCCTTTATGCCAATGAAAGGAATTACCTGGACAGCAATTGGCGATTCCTTTACTTATTTAAATGACCACCTTGAGGAGAGTGATAACCGGGTTGAAAAAGGTTGGATAACCAGAACTACGGAACTGGTACCAGGTCTGACATATATCAATCATGGCCACAATTACTGGACAAGTGTTGAAATTGCCTACAAAATAGATCAATTCGATCTGAAACCTTCAGATGTATATACGATATTTCTCGGTACGAATGACTGGTGGCTAGGAGTAAAACCCGGTACTTTGGATGATTACACCAACAACACGGGTATCGGTACTGTGAGTGGGGCTTTCAGAGTGATTATTGACAGGTTACGTAGCCTCAATCCTAAAGCGCATATTATACTGATGACGCCTATGCAGCGTGGGGATTTTGTTTACATTCTTAATAACAAGGTTAATAGCTGGGGATCTTATAAAGATCAGGAGGGACAGAGTCTGGAGGCTTTTGTGAATGTGGTGAAGGCAATCGGAAAAGCAGAAAATATGGAGATCGTGGACCTTTACAGTGAGCCAAGACTGGAGATCAGCCAGGCCGTGAAGTTTAAATACCTCAGAGATCCGCAAACGCGTGAATACAAAGAATATGCTTATCCTGATTATATCAACATACCATATACTGTGGGAGATAAATATCCTTATCCGTTAAAAGCAGTAGATGTGACTTATGATGGTATACATCCCTCAGATAAAGGGTGTGAGATTATTGCAGAGTTATTAGCGAAAGTGATAAAAAATATTCGGTTTTAG
- a CDS encoding DUF4996 domain-containing protein, with product MLVMKGKVMVNLDKSYNCLEETYAVLEKTGTVDQGILKGQIAPAVLQTEHAAVIAKALYMPIISLDDSNAAANIHECLNQLHPAAFEFVFKKDTAAILSNLPKKNCRIWVNSLWSSLNGGHYDDMAFDDGNTKDSWDWLLSKGFTIFQTDRPATLLAYLQKKGLHK from the coding sequence ATGCTGGTGATGAAAGGTAAAGTGATGGTCAACCTGGATAAGAGTTACAACTGTCTGGAGGAGACCTATGCCGTACTTGAAAAAACAGGTACTGTGGATCAGGGTATATTGAAAGGTCAGATAGCACCGGCAGTGCTGCAAACGGAACACGCTGCTGTTATTGCGAAAGCATTGTACATGCCTATTATCAGTCTGGATGATAGTAACGCTGCTGCTAATATTCATGAATGCCTGAACCAATTACATCCCGCAGCATTTGAATTTGTTTTCAAAAAAGATACTGCTGCAATTTTGTCCAATCTCCCTAAAAAGAATTGCAGGATTTGGGTAAACTCCCTGTGGAGTAGCCTGAATGGAGGACATTATGATGATATGGCTTTTGACGATGGGAATACAAAAGATAGCTGGGATTGGCTCTTATCAAAAGGGTTTACAATCTTTCAGACAGACAGACCAGCCACACTGTTGGCCTATCTCCAAAAAAAAGGGTTGCACAAATAG